From Scylla paramamosain isolate STU-SP2022 chromosome 18, ASM3559412v1, whole genome shotgun sequence, one genomic window encodes:
- the LOC135109267 gene encoding U11/U12 small nuclear ribonucleoprotein 35 kDa protein-like isoform X1 — protein sequence MMSDWRPVARDHYDPLKAGSIDGTDTEPHDRAVWRAMNAHYVPPEVDTKPSHTLFVGRLPHNVDEEQLHHKFSAFGVVEKICLIRDIVTGYSKGYCFVEYRKERDAEYAMRESTDLLINGCPVLVDWEAGHRLKGWVPRRLGGGWGGRKEAGQLRFGCRDRPWKKPIVIHPPRLSEKPYGKDVGTSRSHDRQDRHGSSEDRHRNDFRNKDKKWRREDRRDRHMYSTSSHKRTHKSAIT from the coding sequence ATGATGAGTGACTGGCGTCCAGTTGCCCGAGATCACTATGACCCACTGAAGGCTGGCAGTATTGACGGCACAGACACAGAGCCTCATGACCGTGCTGTGTGGCGTGCCATGAATGCTCACTATGTTCCGCCAGAAGTGGATACTAAGCCCAGTCACACACTGTTTGTTGGGCGGCTTCCACACAATGTTGATGAGGAGCAACTACATCACAAATTCTCTGCATTTGGTGTTGTTGAAAAGATCTGCCTCATAAGGGACATTGTGACTGGGTACAGCAAAGGCTACTGCTTTGTTGAGTACCGCAAGGAGAGGGATGCTGAATATGCTATGAGAGAGTCCACAGACCTCCTGATTAATGGCTGTCCAGTGCTTGTAGACTGGGAAGCTGGTCATCGTTTGAAGGGGTGGGTCCCTAGGAGGTTAGGGGGCGGCTGGGGAGGCCGAAAGGAAGCTGGACAACTCCGGTTTGGCTGTCGTGATCGTCCTTGGAAGAAGCCTATTGTGATTCATCCCCCGAGGCTGTCAGAAAAGCCATATGGCAAGGATGTAGGGACGTCACGAAGCCACGACAGGCAAGACAGGCATGGATCAAGTGAAGACAGGCATAGGAATGACTTCaggaacaaggacaagaaatgGAGACGGGAAGATAGAAGGGACAGACATATGTACAGTACCTCTTCCCATAAAAGAACTCACAAAAGTGCAATAACTTGA
- the LOC135109267 gene encoding guanine nucleotide exchange factor MSS4 homolog isoform X2 codes for MLDTSSVVSEGQNKSVVKCPHCDSQILSPQSATLLSQAHPLPTPTQPKEQQSPITEDLGEWWVVDDMFTFDNIGFSHTVGTTKYLVCADCERGPLGWHDNTSKKSYVALARVKHV; via the exons ATGTTGGACACAAGCAGTGTAGTAAGTGAGGGTCAGAACAAGTCTGTAGTGAAATGTCCTCACTGTGACTCCCAAATCCTGTCACCTCAGTCTGCTACCCTCCTGAGTCAGGCCCACCCTCTGCCTACCCCCACCCAGCCCAAGGAGCAGCAGTCTCCCATCACTGAGGAT CTGGGcgagtggtgggtggtggatgACATGTTCACCTTTGACAACATTGGCTTCTCACACACTGTCGGCACCACAAAGTACTTGGTGTGTGCCGACTGTGAGCGAGGACCCCTTGGCTGGCATGATAACACCTCCAAGAAGAGCTACGTGGCACTGGCCCGAGTCAAACATGTCTAG
- the LOC135109265 gene encoding nucleolar protein dao-5-like isoform X2, which yields MLNEEFDDEISEDEENTEITHSEVDKKLTKRKMKNRSFSSSDSDTNEIRKRPRIEHLKESDEQKHQQSNHSQAKRKMHSLELTSDSDAESPAKKTTQVTNKKRGNRSDSDSDFKPAANKMKRRNASQAGKKEKVEESDPDSDSKPEKEKKEEKKGTQFKKRQLPQDSDSDDEPLVKKVSQIKKTDSDTNGSDVHKKKKITQVKNKAEKSSPGDSKSDSKPLSNKMKQKRKNESYESDSDYDPQLHQNSKVSNKKSEKSNSDSDDEPLAKIASQSKKVESNSGDADWISKLQGKKISGNKRSKESEGSDSGSDVDKPQARKRKQAKKSNSKVSNKHSPAKKSAVKKKEKGSDESDSDSDSKPLLAKTKKRKEKEPKESDSDGDSKVTKRLSAKKSPVKKRQESDESDSDSDIKLLSAKTQKKKKESDESDLDSESKDSRTRSPNKGSRALSSKKSPMKKKKESSESDSDSDTKPLSVKTRQQKKESDESDLDSESKDSRALSPKKSPMKKKKESSESDSDSDTKPLSAKTRQQKKESDESDLDSESEDSRALSPKKSPMKKKKESSESDSDSDTKPLSAKTRQQKKKSDESDWDSESKDSRALSPKKSPMKKKEKGSDESDSDSDSKPLSAKTKKRKEKEPKESDSDGDSKVTKRLSAKKSPAKKKQESDESDSDSDSKPLLAKTQKRKKKKTRESDLDGDRKVIKRLSAKKSPVKKKQESDESDSDSDIKLLSAKTEQKNPQDSDESDLDSDNKDSRVPSPKKTPSKGSRALSSKKFPIKKKKESSESDSDSDTKPLSAKTRQQKKESDESDLDSESEDSRALSPKKSPMKKKKESSESDSDSDTKPLSAKTRQQKKKSDESDWDSESKDSRALSPKKSPMKKKEESSESDSDSDTKPLSAKTKKRKEKEPKESDSDGDSKVTKRLSAKKSPAKKKQESDESDSDSDSKPLLAKTQKRKKKKTRESDLDGDRKVTKRLSAKKSPLKKKQESDESDSDSDIKLLSAKTEQKNPQDSDESDLDSDNKDSRAPSPKKTPNKGSRALSSKKSPIKKKKESSESDSDSDTKPLSAKTRQQKKESDESDLDSESEDSRALSPKKSPMKKKKESSESDSDSDTKPLSAKTRQQKKQEPDESDSDSDSEPLAKKKARTKLSSNKGNPSAKKASHSQPKKDSESNISSDTDSESQEEEKVIKSTKKKAGKDSGDGKQKVAPSKSKSSSVKNKKEGNTSSGIDTSLSSDNEEILSESSSMAQEGRKKTSTSTKSGKEKDPLATLKKYLVLMGLRYWWLDSALKRCSSIKSKKARLLEMMEENGLKGRPTIAKCKKARARREQKQELEDLDMNNIITGSGRGRRNAYSLYARHEEVPKETLQSPAKPSRVKPISESDSESSADSGSD from the exons ATGTTAAATGAGGAGTTTGATGATGAAATTAgtgaggatgaagaaaatacagaaattacTCATTCTGAAGTAGACAAAAAGTTgacgaaaaggaagatgaaaaacaggtCTTTTTCCTCTAGTGACAGTGATAccaatgaaataagaaagagaccCAGAATTGAACATCTGAAAGAATCTGatgaacaaaaacatcaacagtCTAATCATTCTCAAGCTAAAAGGAAAATGCATTCTTTAGAATTGACCTCTGACAGTGATGCTGAATCCCCAGCAAAAAAAACTACTCAagtcacaaacaaaaaaagaggaaatagaagtgATTCTGACAGTGATTTTAAACCGGCagcaaacaaaatgaaaaggaggaatgcTTCTCAAgctgggaagaaagagaaagtggaggaaagtgatCCAGATAGTGATTCCAAaccagagaaggaaaagaaagaagaaaagaaagggactCAATTTAAGAAAAGGCAACTACCTCAAGAttctgatagtgatgatgaaccTCTAGTAAAGAAAGTAAGTCAGATCAAGAAAACAGATTCAGATACAAATGGTTCTGATGtccataagaaaaagaagataactcAAGTGAAAAATAAGGCCGAGAAAAGCAGTCCAGGAGATTCCAAGAGTGATTCCAAACCATTgtcaaataaaatgaaacagaaaagaaagaatgaatccTATGAAAGTGATTCTGATTATGATCCTCAGCTCCATCAGAACTCAAAAGTTAGTAACAAAAAATCAGAAAAGAGCAATTCTGACAGTGATGATGAACCTCTTGCAAAGATAGCAAGTCAAAGTAAGAAAGTGGAATCAAATAGTGGGGATGCTGACTGGATTTCTAAACtccaaggaaagaaaatctctGGGAATAAAAGGAGTAAGGAATCAGAAGGTAGTGATTCTGGCAGTGATGTTGACAAACCtcaagcaaggaaaagaaaacaagctaAAAAGAGCAATTCCAAAGTCAGCAACAAACATAGCCCAGCCAAAAAATCAGCagttaaaaagaaggaaaaaggatcaGATGAAAGTGACTCAGACAGTGACAGTAAACCACTTTtagcaaagacaaaaaaaaggaaggaaaaagaaccaAAGGAAAGTGACTCAGATGGTGACAGCAAAGTCACCAAACGGCTTTCAGCAAAAAAATCTCCAGTTAAGAAGAGACAAGAATCAGATGAAAGTGACTCGGACAGTGACATTAAACTACTTTCAGCAAAGactcaaaaaaagaagaaagaatcagATGAAAGTGACTTGGACAGTGAGAGTAAAGACAGCAGAACCCGGTCACCCAATAAAGGCAGCAGAGCCCTTTCATCCAAAAAGTCTcccatgaaaaagaagaaagaatcaaGTGAAAGTGACTCAGACAGTGACACTAAACCACTTTCAGTAAAGACTCGACAACAGAAGAAAGAATCAGATGAAAGTGACTTGGACAGTGAGAGTAAAGACAGCAGAGCCCTTTCACCCAAAAAGTCTcccatgaaaaagaagaaagaatcaaGTGAAAGTGACTCAGACAGTGACACTAAACCACTTTCAGCAAAGACTCGACAACAGAAGAAAGAATCAGATGaaagtgacttggatagtgagaGTGAAGACAGCAGAGCCCTTTCACCCAAAAAGTCTcccatgaaaaagaagaaagaatcaaGTGAAAGTGACTCAGACAGTGACACTAAACCACTTTCAGCAAAGACTcgacaacagaaaaaaaaatcagatgaaAGTGACTGGGACAGTGAGAGTAAAGACAGCAGAGCCCTTTCACCCAAAAAGTCTCccatgaaaaagaaggaaaaaggatcaGATGAAAGTGACTCAGACAGTGACAGTAAACCACTTTcagcaaagacaaaaaaaaggaaggaaaaagaaccaAAGGAAAGTGACTCAGACGGTGACAGCAAAGTCACCAAACGTCTTTCAGCAAAAAAATCTCCAGctaagaagaaacaagaatcaGATGAAAGTGACTCAGACAGTGACAGTAAACCACTTTTAGCAAAGACTCAaaaacggaagaagaaaaaaacaagggaaagtgACTTAGATGGTGACAGGAAAGTCATCAAACGTCTTTCAGCAAAAAAATCTCCTgttaagaagaaacaagaatctGATGAAAGTGACTCAGACAGTGACATTAAACTACTTTCAGCAAAGACTGAACAAAAGAATCCCCAGGACTCAGATGAAAGTGACTTGGACAGTGACAATAAAGACAGCAGAGTGCCTTCACCCAAAAAGACACCCAGTAAAGGCAGCAGAGCCCTTTCATCCAAAAAGTttccaataaaaaagaagaaagaatcaaGTGAAAGTGACTCAGACAGTGACACTAAACCACTTTCAGCAAAAACTCGACAACAGAAGAAAGAATCAGATGaaagtgacttggatagtgagaGTGAAGACAGCAGAGCCCTTTCACCCAAAAAGTCTcccatgaaaaagaagaaagaatcaaGTGAAAGTGACTCAGACAGTGACACTAAACCACTTTCAGCAAAGACTcgacaacagaagaaaaaatcagATGAAAGTGACTGGGACAGTGAGAGTAAAGACAGCAGAGCCCTTTCACCCAAAAAGTCTCccatgaaaaagaaggaagaatcaAGTGAAAGTGACTCAGACAGTGACACTAAACCACTTTcagcaaagacaaaaaaaaggaaggaaaaagaaccaAAGGAAAGTGACTCAGACGGTGACAGCAAAGTCACCAAACGTCTTTCAGCAAAAAAATCTCCAGctaagaagaaacaagaatcaGATGAAAGTGACTCAGACAGTGACAGTAAACCACTTTTAGCAAAGACTCAaaaacggaagaagaaaaaaacaagggaaagtgACTTAGATGGTGACAGGAAAGTCACCAAACGTCTTTCAGCAAAAAAATCTCCTcttaagaagaaacaagaatctGATGAAAGTGACTCAGACAGTGACATTAAACTACTTTCAGCAAAGACTGAACAAAAGAATCCCCAGGACTCAGATGAAAGTGACTTGGACAGTGACAATAAAGACAGCAGAGCGCCTTCACCCAAAAAGACACCCAATAAAGGCAGCAGAGCCCTTTCATCCAAAAAGTCTcccataaaaaagaagaaagaatcaaGTGAAAGTGACTCAGACAGTGACACTAAACCACTTTCAGCAAAGACTCGACAACAGAAGAAAGAATCAGATGaaagtgacttggatagtgagaGTGAAGACAGCAGAGCCCTTTCACCCAAAAAGTCTcccatgaaaaagaagaaagaatcaaGTGAAAGTGACTCAGACAGTGACACTAAACCACTTTCAGCAAAGACTCGAcaacagaagaaacaagaacCAGATGAAAGTGATTCAGACAGTGATTCAGAGCCCCTTgcaaagaagaaagcaagaacaaAGTTAAGCAGCAATAAAGGTAATCCCTCGGCAAAGAAGGCATCACATTCTCAGCCAAAGAAGGATTCAGAGAGTAACATCAGTTCAGATACAGACTCAGAatcacaggaagaggaaaaggttaTTAAGAGCACCAAGAAAAAGGCAGGGAAAGACAGTGGtgatggaaaacaaaaagtagCCCCGTCAAAGTCCAAATCATCATCAGtcaagaacaaaaaggaaggaaatactaGTTCAGGCATCGACACTTCCCTCAGCTCTGATAATGAAGAGATCTTGAGTGAATCCAGCAGCATggcacaggaaggaaggaagaaaacatccACATCAACAAAGAGTGGCAAGGAGAAG GATCCACTTGCCACACTGAAGAAGTACCTGGTGCTCATGGGTCTGAGATACTGGTGGTTAGACTCTGCACTGAAAAGGTGTTCGAGCATCAAGAGTAAGAAGGCTCGTCTGCTggaaatgatggaggaaaatgGTCTGAAAG ggAGGCCCACCATTGCAAAGTGTAAGAAAGCAAGGGCCAGGCGAGAGCAGAAACAAGAACTTGAGGATCTGGACATGAACAACATCATCACTGGATCTG GACGAGGGCGACGCAATGCCTACAGTCTGTATGCCAGGCATGAGGAGGTGCCCAAGGAAACCCTCCAGTCACCAGCAAAACCCTCCAGGGTGAAGCCTATCTCAGAGTCTGATTCAGAGTCTAGTGCAGATTCTGGTTCAGACTGA
- the LOC135109265 gene encoding nucleolar protein dao-5-like isoform X1: protein MSFRNQSTPSRRFLSGHSPLMQISINKVQKNIKQKNCENKLDSDIANCKTGDSDAKENIEDCKVPEETTTSNEVSEELCKKEQKKKIDIKQSRKIRSTPVTAECIDRMLNEEFDDEISEDEENTEITHSEVDKKLTKRKMKNRSFSSSDSDTNEIRKRPRIEHLKESDEQKHQQSNHSQAKRKMHSLELTSDSDAESPAKKTTQVTNKKRGNRSDSDSDFKPAANKMKRRNASQAGKKEKVEESDPDSDSKPEKEKKEEKKGTQFKKRQLPQDSDSDDEPLVKKVSQIKKTDSDTNGSDVHKKKKITQVKNKAEKSSPGDSKSDSKPLSNKMKQKRKNESYESDSDYDPQLHQNSKVSNKKSEKSNSDSDDEPLAKIASQSKKVESNSGDADWISKLQGKKISGNKRSKESEGSDSGSDVDKPQARKRKQAKKSNSKVSNKHSPAKKSAVKKKEKGSDESDSDSDSKPLLAKTKKRKEKEPKESDSDGDSKVTKRLSAKKSPVKKRQESDESDSDSDIKLLSAKTQKKKKESDESDLDSESKDSRTRSPNKGSRALSSKKSPMKKKKESSESDSDSDTKPLSVKTRQQKKESDESDLDSESKDSRALSPKKSPMKKKKESSESDSDSDTKPLSAKTRQQKKESDESDLDSESEDSRALSPKKSPMKKKKESSESDSDSDTKPLSAKTRQQKKKSDESDWDSESKDSRALSPKKSPMKKKEKGSDESDSDSDSKPLSAKTKKRKEKEPKESDSDGDSKVTKRLSAKKSPAKKKQESDESDSDSDSKPLLAKTQKRKKKKTRESDLDGDRKVIKRLSAKKSPVKKKQESDESDSDSDIKLLSAKTEQKNPQDSDESDLDSDNKDSRVPSPKKTPSKGSRALSSKKFPIKKKKESSESDSDSDTKPLSAKTRQQKKESDESDLDSESEDSRALSPKKSPMKKKKESSESDSDSDTKPLSAKTRQQKKKSDESDWDSESKDSRALSPKKSPMKKKEESSESDSDSDTKPLSAKTKKRKEKEPKESDSDGDSKVTKRLSAKKSPAKKKQESDESDSDSDSKPLLAKTQKRKKKKTRESDLDGDRKVTKRLSAKKSPLKKKQESDESDSDSDIKLLSAKTEQKNPQDSDESDLDSDNKDSRAPSPKKTPNKGSRALSSKKSPIKKKKESSESDSDSDTKPLSAKTRQQKKESDESDLDSESEDSRALSPKKSPMKKKKESSESDSDSDTKPLSAKTRQQKKQEPDESDSDSDSEPLAKKKARTKLSSNKGNPSAKKASHSQPKKDSESNISSDTDSESQEEEKVIKSTKKKAGKDSGDGKQKVAPSKSKSSSVKNKKEGNTSSGIDTSLSSDNEEILSESSSMAQEGRKKTSTSTKSGKEKDPLATLKKYLVLMGLRYWWLDSALKRCSSIKSKKARLLEMMEENGLKGRPTIAKCKKARARREQKQELEDLDMNNIITGSGRGRRNAYSLYARHEEVPKETLQSPAKPSRVKPISESDSESSADSGSD, encoded by the exons ATGAGCTTTCGGAATCAGTCCACTCCATCAAGACGATTTCTTTCCGGCCACAGTCCCTTGATGCAG atatcaattaacaaagtacaaaaaaacatcaaacaGAAAAACTGTGAAAATAAACTTGACAGTGATATTGCTAATTGCAAGACTGGAGATAGTGATGCTAAAGAAAACATTGAAGACTGCAAAGTACCTGAAGAAACTACTACATCAAAtgaagtgagtgaagaattgtgtaaaaaggaacaaaagaaaaagattgaCATAAAGCAGTCAAGGAAAATTAGATCAACACCAGTCACGGCAGAATGTATTGATAGAATGTTAAATGAGGAGTTTGATGATGAAATTAgtgaggatgaagaaaatacagaaattacTCATTCTGAAGTAGACAAAAAGTTgacgaaaaggaagatgaaaaacaggtCTTTTTCCTCTAGTGACAGTGATAccaatgaaataagaaagagaccCAGAATTGAACATCTGAAAGAATCTGatgaacaaaaacatcaacagtCTAATCATTCTCAAGCTAAAAGGAAAATGCATTCTTTAGAATTGACCTCTGACAGTGATGCTGAATCCCCAGCAAAAAAAACTACTCAagtcacaaacaaaaaaagaggaaatagaagtgATTCTGACAGTGATTTTAAACCGGCagcaaacaaaatgaaaaggaggaatgcTTCTCAAgctgggaagaaagagaaagtggaggaaagtgatCCAGATAGTGATTCCAAaccagagaaggaaaagaaagaagaaaagaaagggactCAATTTAAGAAAAGGCAACTACCTCAAGAttctgatagtgatgatgaaccTCTAGTAAAGAAAGTAAGTCAGATCAAGAAAACAGATTCAGATACAAATGGTTCTGATGtccataagaaaaagaagataactcAAGTGAAAAATAAGGCCGAGAAAAGCAGTCCAGGAGATTCCAAGAGTGATTCCAAACCATTgtcaaataaaatgaaacagaaaagaaagaatgaatccTATGAAAGTGATTCTGATTATGATCCTCAGCTCCATCAGAACTCAAAAGTTAGTAACAAAAAATCAGAAAAGAGCAATTCTGACAGTGATGATGAACCTCTTGCAAAGATAGCAAGTCAAAGTAAGAAAGTGGAATCAAATAGTGGGGATGCTGACTGGATTTCTAAACtccaaggaaagaaaatctctGGGAATAAAAGGAGTAAGGAATCAGAAGGTAGTGATTCTGGCAGTGATGTTGACAAACCtcaagcaaggaaaagaaaacaagctaAAAAGAGCAATTCCAAAGTCAGCAACAAACATAGCCCAGCCAAAAAATCAGCagttaaaaagaaggaaaaaggatcaGATGAAAGTGACTCAGACAGTGACAGTAAACCACTTTtagcaaagacaaaaaaaaggaaggaaaaagaaccaAAGGAAAGTGACTCAGATGGTGACAGCAAAGTCACCAAACGGCTTTCAGCAAAAAAATCTCCAGTTAAGAAGAGACAAGAATCAGATGAAAGTGACTCGGACAGTGACATTAAACTACTTTCAGCAAAGactcaaaaaaagaagaaagaatcagATGAAAGTGACTTGGACAGTGAGAGTAAAGACAGCAGAACCCGGTCACCCAATAAAGGCAGCAGAGCCCTTTCATCCAAAAAGTCTcccatgaaaaagaagaaagaatcaaGTGAAAGTGACTCAGACAGTGACACTAAACCACTTTCAGTAAAGACTCGACAACAGAAGAAAGAATCAGATGAAAGTGACTTGGACAGTGAGAGTAAAGACAGCAGAGCCCTTTCACCCAAAAAGTCTcccatgaaaaagaagaaagaatcaaGTGAAAGTGACTCAGACAGTGACACTAAACCACTTTCAGCAAAGACTCGACAACAGAAGAAAGAATCAGATGaaagtgacttggatagtgagaGTGAAGACAGCAGAGCCCTTTCACCCAAAAAGTCTcccatgaaaaagaagaaagaatcaaGTGAAAGTGACTCAGACAGTGACACTAAACCACTTTCAGCAAAGACTcgacaacagaaaaaaaaatcagatgaaAGTGACTGGGACAGTGAGAGTAAAGACAGCAGAGCCCTTTCACCCAAAAAGTCTCccatgaaaaagaaggaaaaaggatcaGATGAAAGTGACTCAGACAGTGACAGTAAACCACTTTcagcaaagacaaaaaaaaggaaggaaaaagaaccaAAGGAAAGTGACTCAGACGGTGACAGCAAAGTCACCAAACGTCTTTCAGCAAAAAAATCTCCAGctaagaagaaacaagaatcaGATGAAAGTGACTCAGACAGTGACAGTAAACCACTTTTAGCAAAGACTCAaaaacggaagaagaaaaaaacaagggaaagtgACTTAGATGGTGACAGGAAAGTCATCAAACGTCTTTCAGCAAAAAAATCTCCTgttaagaagaaacaagaatctGATGAAAGTGACTCAGACAGTGACATTAAACTACTTTCAGCAAAGACTGAACAAAAGAATCCCCAGGACTCAGATGAAAGTGACTTGGACAGTGACAATAAAGACAGCAGAGTGCCTTCACCCAAAAAGACACCCAGTAAAGGCAGCAGAGCCCTTTCATCCAAAAAGTttccaataaaaaagaagaaagaatcaaGTGAAAGTGACTCAGACAGTGACACTAAACCACTTTCAGCAAAAACTCGACAACAGAAGAAAGAATCAGATGaaagtgacttggatagtgagaGTGAAGACAGCAGAGCCCTTTCACCCAAAAAGTCTcccatgaaaaagaagaaagaatcaaGTGAAAGTGACTCAGACAGTGACACTAAACCACTTTCAGCAAAGACTcgacaacagaagaaaaaatcagATGAAAGTGACTGGGACAGTGAGAGTAAAGACAGCAGAGCCCTTTCACCCAAAAAGTCTCccatgaaaaagaaggaagaatcaAGTGAAAGTGACTCAGACAGTGACACTAAACCACTTTcagcaaagacaaaaaaaaggaaggaaaaagaaccaAAGGAAAGTGACTCAGACGGTGACAGCAAAGTCACCAAACGTCTTTCAGCAAAAAAATCTCCAGctaagaagaaacaagaatcaGATGAAAGTGACTCAGACAGTGACAGTAAACCACTTTTAGCAAAGACTCAaaaacggaagaagaaaaaaacaagggaaagtgACTTAGATGGTGACAGGAAAGTCACCAAACGTCTTTCAGCAAAAAAATCTCCTcttaagaagaaacaagaatctGATGAAAGTGACTCAGACAGTGACATTAAACTACTTTCAGCAAAGACTGAACAAAAGAATCCCCAGGACTCAGATGAAAGTGACTTGGACAGTGACAATAAAGACAGCAGAGCGCCTTCACCCAAAAAGACACCCAATAAAGGCAGCAGAGCCCTTTCATCCAAAAAGTCTcccataaaaaagaagaaagaatcaaGTGAAAGTGACTCAGACAGTGACACTAAACCACTTTCAGCAAAGACTCGACAACAGAAGAAAGAATCAGATGaaagtgacttggatagtgagaGTGAAGACAGCAGAGCCCTTTCACCCAAAAAGTCTcccatgaaaaagaagaaagaatcaaGTGAAAGTGACTCAGACAGTGACACTAAACCACTTTCAGCAAAGACTCGAcaacagaagaaacaagaacCAGATGAAAGTGATTCAGACAGTGATTCAGAGCCCCTTgcaaagaagaaagcaagaacaaAGTTAAGCAGCAATAAAGGTAATCCCTCGGCAAAGAAGGCATCACATTCTCAGCCAAAGAAGGATTCAGAGAGTAACATCAGTTCAGATACAGACTCAGAatcacaggaagaggaaaaggttaTTAAGAGCACCAAGAAAAAGGCAGGGAAAGACAGTGGtgatggaaaacaaaaagtagCCCCGTCAAAGTCCAAATCATCATCAGtcaagaacaaaaaggaaggaaatactaGTTCAGGCATCGACACTTCCCTCAGCTCTGATAATGAAGAGATCTTGAGTGAATCCAGCAGCATggcacaggaaggaaggaagaaaacatccACATCAACAAAGAGTGGCAAGGAGAAG GATCCACTTGCCACACTGAAGAAGTACCTGGTGCTCATGGGTCTGAGATACTGGTGGTTAGACTCTGCACTGAAAAGGTGTTCGAGCATCAAGAGTAAGAAGGCTCGTCTGCTggaaatgatggaggaaaatgGTCTGAAAG ggAGGCCCACCATTGCAAAGTGTAAGAAAGCAAGGGCCAGGCGAGAGCAGAAACAAGAACTTGAGGATCTGGACATGAACAACATCATCACTGGATCTG GACGAGGGCGACGCAATGCCTACAGTCTGTATGCCAGGCATGAGGAGGTGCCCAAGGAAACCCTCCAGTCACCAGCAAAACCCTCCAGGGTGAAGCCTATCTCAGAGTCTGATTCAGAGTCTAGTGCAGATTCTGGTTCAGACTGA